In a genomic window of Aggregatimonas sangjinii:
- a CDS encoding homogentisate 1,2-dioxygenase: MPFYHKLGKIPPKRHTQFRKPNGELYSEQLFGTIGFDGMSSNLYHEHRPTQVKEIQKQYSVAPKIARQNSIQSYKLRGFQITPETDYLDSRKIILTNSDCNIILAAPKTSQTDYFYKNTDADEVIFIHRGTGKLRTHMGNLDFGYGDYLVIPRGMIYKIDFDTEDNRLFIVESYHPVYTPKRYRNWFGQLLEHSPYCERDIRRPQELETHDEKGEFLIKIKKQNDIFDVVYATHPFDVVGYDGFNYPYAFSIHDFEPITGRIHQPPPVHQTFETSAFVICSFVPRLYDYHPNGIPAPYNHSNIDSDEVLYYVDGDFMSRNDVEAGHISLHPAGIPHGPHPGATERSIGKKETKELAVMVDTFKPLQLTEDAIKIGDESYHKSWLDENHR; this comes from the coding sequence ATGCCCTTCTATCATAAACTCGGTAAAATTCCACCAAAGCGGCACACACAGTTTAGAAAGCCGAATGGTGAACTGTATTCGGAACAATTGTTCGGCACCATAGGTTTCGATGGCATGTCATCCAATTTATACCACGAACACCGTCCTACCCAGGTCAAGGAAATTCAAAAACAATACAGTGTCGCGCCAAAAATAGCGCGGCAGAATAGTATTCAATCCTACAAGCTGAGAGGGTTTCAAATCACACCGGAAACCGACTACTTGGATAGTCGAAAGATAATTTTGACCAATAGTGACTGTAACATCATTTTAGCAGCTCCCAAGACTTCGCAAACCGACTATTTCTATAAGAATACCGATGCCGACGAGGTCATCTTTATCCATAGGGGCACGGGAAAACTGCGCACCCACATGGGGAACCTTGATTTCGGCTACGGCGATTATTTGGTCATCCCGAGGGGGATGATCTATAAAATCGACTTTGATACCGAAGACAACCGATTGTTTATCGTAGAATCGTATCACCCCGTTTATACTCCGAAACGATATCGCAACTGGTTCGGACAATTGTTGGAGCATTCGCCCTATTGCGAACGCGATATCAGACGACCGCAGGAGTTGGAAACCCACGATGAGAAAGGGGAGTTTTTAATAAAAATCAAAAAACAGAACGATATTTTCGATGTGGTCTATGCTACGCATCCTTTTGATGTGGTCGGCTACGACGGCTTCAACTACCCGTACGCTTTTTCAATTCACGATTTTGAACCGATAACCGGACGCATTCATCAGCCACCACCGGTACACCAGACTTTTGAAACAAGTGCCTTCGTGATATGTAGTTTTGTACCCCGATTGTACGACTACCATCCGAACGGCATTCCTGCACCCTACAATCACAGCAATATTGATAGTGATGAGGTACTGTATTATGTGGATGGGGATTTTATGAGCCGAAACGATGTGGAGGCGGGTCATATCTCCTTGCATCCAGCCGGTATTCCACATGGCCCCCATCCCGGAGCTACGGAACGGAGTATCGGAAAAAAGGAAACCAAGGAATTGGCAGTTATGGTCGACACTTTTAAACCGCTACAATTGACCGAAGATGCAATAAAAATTGGCGACGAGTCCTATCACAAATCGTGGTTGGACGAGAATCATCGCTGA
- a CDS encoding CoA transferase subunit A, with the protein MIQKVVANVKEAAMGVSNDMTLMLGGFGLSGIPENAIAELVRLEVSGLTCISNNAGVDDFGLGLLLQKKQIKKMVSSYVGENDEFERQMLSGELNVELIPQGTLAERCRAAQAGFPAIYTPAGYGTEVAEGKETREFSGKMYVLEHAFKADFAFVKAWKGDTAGNLIFKGTARNFNPNMCGAATITVAEVEELVPAGALDPNQIHIPGIFVQRIFQGAKYEKRIEQRTVRKRA; encoded by the coding sequence ATGATACAGAAAGTAGTAGCAAACGTGAAGGAAGCCGCAATGGGAGTGTCGAACGATATGACACTTATGTTAGGTGGCTTCGGGTTGTCCGGTATACCCGAAAATGCAATTGCCGAGTTGGTACGCTTAGAAGTTTCGGGGCTTACCTGTATATCAAATAACGCGGGAGTCGATGACTTTGGCCTGGGGCTGCTGTTGCAAAAAAAGCAAATCAAGAAAATGGTTTCCTCCTATGTGGGCGAGAACGATGAATTTGAGCGCCAGATGCTCAGTGGTGAACTGAATGTGGAGCTGATTCCGCAAGGAACATTGGCCGAGAGATGCCGTGCCGCCCAAGCAGGATTTCCGGCAATTTATACCCCGGCAGGTTACGGAACCGAAGTGGCGGAAGGAAAAGAAACCAGGGAATTCAGCGGTAAAATGTATGTGCTGGAACATGCTTTTAAAGCCGATTTCGCTTTTGTAAAAGCTTGGAAGGGCGATACCGCAGGTAATTTGATATTCAAGGGTACGGCACGCAATTTCAATCCGAATATGTGTGGAGCGGCTACTATCACAGTAGCGGAAGTTGAAGAGTTGGTACCCGCCGGTGCTTTGGACCCCAATCAAATTCATATCCCAGGGATATTTGTGCAGCGTATTTTTCAGGGTGCGAAATACGAAAAGCGAATTGAACAACGAACCGTAAGAAAAAGAGCATAA
- a CDS encoding flavin reductase family protein, which yields MLQIKSIDPKTLPVPELHQLLLSAVAPRPIALASTIDSEGQVNLSPFSFFNVFSANPPILIFSPARRGRDNTTKHTYENAKANPEVVINIVNYDIVEQMSLSSTEYDKEVNEFVKAGFTQVPSEIVRPPRVGEAPISFECSVDKVVALGDQGGAGNLVICKVERIHIQTKYLSEAGKLDTEKLDLVARMGSSWYCRANGDALFEIPKPTFNKGIGVDQLPKHVLKSTILNGNHLGRLGNLEKLPGDERIEKLINSREIATILKMDNELEKRNRLHQHALMAIEKNDLEHALGILCCLD from the coding sequence ATGCTGCAAATTAAATCTATAGACCCTAAAACACTCCCTGTTCCCGAACTGCATCAGTTATTGCTGTCGGCGGTGGCTCCCAGGCCCATTGCCTTGGCAAGTACCATTGATTCGGAAGGGCAGGTGAATCTGAGTCCGTTTAGCTTTTTCAATGTTTTCAGTGCGAATCCGCCGATCTTGATTTTTTCCCCGGCAAGACGCGGAAGGGACAATACCACCAAACACACCTATGAAAATGCAAAAGCAAACCCCGAAGTAGTCATCAATATCGTCAACTACGATATCGTTGAACAGATGTCACTCTCAAGTACCGAATATGATAAGGAGGTAAACGAATTCGTCAAGGCCGGTTTTACCCAGGTTCCATCTGAAATAGTACGACCACCCCGAGTAGGCGAGGCACCTATCTCCTTTGAGTGCAGTGTCGACAAGGTTGTAGCACTGGGCGACCAAGGGGGAGCAGGTAATTTGGTGATCTGCAAGGTCGAGCGAATTCATATACAGACAAAATACTTGAGCGAAGCAGGAAAATTGGATACCGAAAAATTAGATTTGGTTGCCCGTATGGGATCCAGCTGGTATTGCCGTGCAAACGGTGATGCCCTGTTCGAGATACCCAAGCCTACTTTCAACAAAGGTATCGGAGTCGACCAACTGCCAAAACATGTTTTAAAAAGTACTATCTTAAACGGAAATCATCTAGGACGGTTGGGGAATTTAGAAAAATTGCCGGGAGATGAGCGCATAGAAAAACTCATAAACTCGCGGGAAATTGCGACCATTCTAAAAATGGATAACGAGTTGGAAAAAAGAAACAGACTGCACCAACATGCGCTGATGGCTATCGAAAAAAATGATTTGGAGCATGCCTTGGGCATTCTCTGCTGTTTAGATTAA
- the fahA gene encoding fumarylacetoacetase translates to MTNAACWVPIPKNSDFSIHNIPFGIFSDSNATKRIGIAIGNHILDLAAAAKVGVFDAISVDKGVFTSEFLNPFIELGKATTSAIRRTVQQELTKEDSVLRKEESVLISKDNATLHLPVFIRDYTDFYSSIEHATNVGTMFRDPDKALLPNWKHLPVGYHGRASSIVVSGHDVHRPMGQTMPPDAEQPVYGPSKRVDFELEMGFIIGRQTTLGETLNTTKAEDYIFGKVLLNDWSARDVQKWEYVPLGPFLAKSFASHISPWVVTMEALEPFRVAGPTQDPKVLPYLEYTGQKNYDINLEVALQPEGAEKTVVCKSNFKYMYWNMVQQLTHHTMNGCNINVGDMMASGTISGKSEDSYGSMLELAWAGSKPVQLNDGSERKFIEDNDTVIMRGFCEKDGVRVGFGEVKAKILPAK, encoded by the coding sequence ATGACAAACGCAGCATGTTGGGTACCCATTCCCAAAAACTCCGATTTTTCGATACACAATATTCCCTTCGGGATTTTCTCGGATTCGAATGCGACCAAACGTATCGGTATTGCCATCGGCAACCACATTCTTGACCTTGCCGCCGCGGCCAAAGTCGGTGTTTTTGATGCGATATCCGTCGATAAGGGTGTTTTTACGAGCGAATTTTTAAATCCTTTTATCGAACTGGGCAAGGCGACTACCAGTGCTATTCGACGTACGGTTCAGCAAGAATTGACTAAGGAGGATTCGGTGTTACGAAAAGAGGAGTCCGTTTTGATTTCGAAGGATAATGCCACGTTGCATCTTCCTGTTTTCATCCGTGATTATACCGATTTTTATTCCAGCATTGAACACGCGACCAATGTGGGTACCATGTTCCGCGATCCCGACAAGGCCTTATTGCCCAACTGGAAACACCTTCCCGTCGGTTACCATGGCAGGGCTTCTTCTATTGTGGTCAGTGGTCACGACGTGCACAGGCCAATGGGACAAACGATGCCACCCGATGCGGAGCAGCCCGTTTACGGCCCCTCAAAACGTGTGGATTTCGAGTTGGAAATGGGCTTTATCATCGGAAGGCAGACCACCTTGGGCGAAACATTGAATACCACAAAAGCCGAAGACTATATCTTTGGAAAAGTACTATTGAACGACTGGTCGGCCCGCGACGTTCAAAAGTGGGAGTACGTGCCTCTAGGCCCGTTTTTAGCCAAGAGTTTTGCCTCACATATCTCTCCATGGGTAGTTACCATGGAAGCTTTGGAGCCTTTTCGAGTAGCAGGCCCGACCCAAGATCCCAAAGTACTGCCCTATTTGGAATATACCGGTCAGAAAAATTACGACATCAATCTAGAAGTCGCCCTTCAACCGGAAGGTGCGGAGAAGACCGTTGTTTGTAAATCAAATTTCAAGTATATGTATTGGAATATGGTGCAGCAACTCACCCATCATACCATGAACGGCTGTAACATCAACGTTGGGGATATGATGGCCTCCGGGACCATTAGTGGAAAATCGGAAGATTCATACGGCTCTATGTTGGAACTGGCCTGGGCAGGATCCAAACCGGTACAATTGAACGATGGTAGCGAACGCAAGTTCATTGAAGATAATGATACCGTAATTATGAGGGGTTTTTGCGAAAAGGATGGCGTTCGTGTAGGTTTTGGGGAAGTGAAAGCAAAAATTCTACCTGCTAAATAA
- a CDS encoding OmpA family protein, whose translation MQLRSFILFFLIACFAVTAQDLKDDGDKYFYGYAYADAIKAYEKQMQQGEIISNHQLLNLADSYFKTGDYQSAAKIYLDINKRDSIMSDNRFNKMLQSLAKTSEPQRVRAFLKSKSDRMTNELMENATFNFEILEGNTNTGPDFNIVNLNTNSPQTDISPAFYKDKLLFSTSRKSNSKQIYGPSGESYLDIFEANIGQGGVLTNQSSFKRMPKVDYHKATPFYSEGLNSIFYVSSNVDKDGDLAFDSKRKNSLAIGLIDASGSFRYVLKDLSTSFYYPFYDDGSGKLYFAANFDDGYGGTDIYYVFTNEAQVMSEPVNLGPRINTPGNEIAPFIQDNSLYFSSDIFYGLGGMDIYKSNIQPDNSFSIPVNLGPGINSQADDFGMIIRPDDQGEGFKGYFASNRAGGVGNDDIYGFKVAGKPGLKTLVFQGAVVSSKTNLGVADVSVKLLDAERNPIKEVITGPDGAYRLEIPWREQVALEATKPKHSMYFKTFEQSSPDNSLETSNMNIEMSFLNDIVEEKENKTVLKLDNFFFGNGKSSMNPEVAKELIKVIGIIEQFPEIRLRIETHTSSKGRDSSNKRLSQARADAIRSYLLKNGVPKSNIETAIGYGETQIVNNCKNGVYCLDFLHDQNRRSLFVVLNFDELNE comes from the coding sequence ATGCAGCTAAGAAGTTTCATATTATTTTTTCTCATTGCATGCTTTGCTGTAACCGCACAGGACTTAAAGGATGATGGGGATAAGTATTTCTATGGATATGCCTATGCCGATGCCATCAAGGCTTATGAGAAGCAGATGCAGCAAGGTGAAATAATTTCAAACCATCAGCTATTGAATCTTGCCGATTCCTATTTTAAAACCGGCGATTATCAAAGCGCTGCGAAAATCTATCTTGACATTAACAAGAGGGATAGCATCATGTCGGATAATCGTTTTAATAAAATGCTCCAGAGTTTGGCAAAAACATCTGAACCGCAGCGGGTTCGAGCGTTTTTAAAATCCAAGAGCGACAGAATGACCAATGAGCTGATGGAAAACGCCACCTTCAACTTCGAGATTTTAGAGGGGAATACCAATACAGGGCCTGATTTTAATATTGTCAACCTGAATACGAACAGTCCGCAAACCGATATCTCCCCGGCATTCTATAAAGACAAGTTGTTATTTAGTACGAGTCGAAAAAGTAATTCCAAACAGATTTACGGGCCTTCTGGAGAATCATATCTCGATATTTTTGAAGCGAATATAGGGCAGGGGGGCGTGCTTACGAACCAGTCCTCATTTAAGCGCATGCCGAAGGTCGATTATCACAAGGCCACGCCTTTCTATTCGGAAGGGCTTAATAGCATATTTTACGTAAGCTCCAACGTTGACAAGGATGGTGATCTTGCTTTTGATTCCAAACGCAAAAATTCCTTGGCCATTGGTCTTATCGATGCCAGTGGCTCTTTTAGGTATGTGTTGAAGGATTTAAGTACTTCTTTCTACTATCCGTTTTATGACGATGGATCTGGTAAATTGTATTTTGCGGCGAATTTTGACGATGGATACGGGGGAACGGATATCTACTACGTCTTTACCAATGAAGCACAAGTGATGTCCGAGCCAGTAAATCTCGGTCCTCGAATAAATACCCCCGGAAATGAGATAGCTCCATTTATACAAGATAACAGCCTGTACTTTTCGTCGGATATTTTTTATGGTCTGGGCGGGATGGATATTTATAAAAGTAACATTCAACCGGATAATAGTTTCAGTATTCCCGTGAACCTCGGACCGGGCATCAATTCCCAGGCGGATGATTTTGGTATGATCATCAGGCCGGACGACCAAGGAGAAGGTTTTAAGGGCTATTTTGCTTCAAATAGGGCAGGTGGAGTCGGCAATGACGATATTTACGGATTTAAGGTTGCTGGGAAGCCTGGTCTAAAAACGTTGGTGTTCCAGGGTGCCGTGGTTTCTTCTAAGACGAACCTTGGTGTAGCCGATGTTTCGGTGAAACTCCTAGATGCGGAACGAAACCCGATAAAAGAAGTGATTACCGGACCAGATGGGGCGTATCGCTTGGAAATTCCTTGGAGAGAACAAGTAGCGCTCGAAGCGACCAAACCAAAACATTCGATGTACTTTAAGACCTTTGAGCAGTCGTCGCCCGATAATTCTTTAGAGACGAGCAACATGAATATCGAGATGTCATTCCTAAATGATATTGTTGAGGAAAAGGAGAACAAGACCGTTCTAAAACTTGATAATTTCTTTTTTGGGAACGGAAAAAGCAGTATGAATCCGGAAGTTGCGAAAGAATTGATTAAGGTCATCGGTATAATTGAACAATTTCCTGAAATCAGATTAAGAATAGAAACGCACACAAGTAGTAAAGGCAGGGACAGCAGTAACAAGCGATTATCACAAGCACGGGCCGATGCGATTCGTTCCTATCTTTTAAAGAACGGTGTACCCAAAAGCAATATCGAGACCGCCATCGGGTATGGCGAGACGCAAATCGTGAATAATTGTAAAAACGGGGTCTACTGCCTTGATTTTTTACATGATCAAAACAGACGTAGTCTTTTCGTTGTGCTCAATTTTGATGAGCTAAACGAGTAA
- a CDS encoding NRAMP family divalent metal transporter — protein MSKTRTFIKNLGPGLLFASMAIGTSHLVLSTKAGAQYGWLMIIPIVLANIFKYPFFEFGIRYTHLTDKTLIEGYLNRGKGYLWFYAAITLVTTFTILAALYTVTAGLFINLFKVGSISLSMVALCLFVFISAVLIIGRYRFLENSLKLVVSILFIALLVTTILVIYSGQVEAAPDFKPTPLFNEAGILFLIGLMGWMPTTVEASSWVSLWSIEKWKDSGAKPTFRQALQEFNTGYVLTGLLAIFFLTIGCMTLYGTGTELSGNGVIFADQVVSLFTTHIGSWAYVFIAVAAFATMFSTCMTAHDAVARVSLDIIGLLYPKPKQLRNRANFAVAIIILAIVNYVVIAAFSANMGQLVALATFVSFVVAPIIGYMNLKNVMSDDLPMQNKPKRWLQILTYLGIVFLTCFSLLYFGMVLFP, from the coding sequence ATGTCAAAAACCAGAACCTTTATCAAAAACCTAGGGCCTGGGCTACTATTTGCAAGTATGGCCATCGGCACTTCCCATTTAGTCCTTTCTACAAAAGCAGGCGCCCAATATGGTTGGCTTATGATCATTCCTATTGTTTTGGCCAATATTTTTAAATATCCGTTCTTCGAATTCGGGATTCGCTACACGCACCTGACCGATAAAACGCTGATAGAAGGGTATCTGAACCGCGGTAAGGGCTACTTATGGTTCTATGCCGCAATAACCCTGGTGACCACCTTTACCATTTTGGCTGCGCTGTATACTGTTACGGCGGGACTGTTCATTAATCTTTTTAAGGTAGGCTCGATTTCGTTGAGCATGGTCGCATTGTGTCTTTTTGTATTTATTAGTGCGGTATTGATCATTGGTCGGTATCGTTTTTTGGAAAATTCCTTAAAACTGGTCGTCTCTATATTGTTTATCGCATTGCTGGTCACTACGATTTTGGTCATATATAGTGGCCAGGTGGAGGCCGCTCCTGATTTTAAACCCACACCCTTATTCAATGAAGCAGGTATTCTTTTTTTGATAGGATTAATGGGATGGATGCCCACCACTGTAGAGGCATCCAGTTGGGTCAGCCTTTGGAGTATTGAAAAATGGAAAGATTCTGGCGCGAAGCCCACTTTTAGACAGGCATTACAGGAATTCAATACGGGATATGTTCTTACGGGACTACTGGCGATTTTCTTTTTAACTATCGGCTGTATGACCCTTTATGGCACTGGCACAGAACTCAGCGGGAATGGTGTCATTTTTGCCGATCAAGTCGTTAGCCTATTCACAACTCATATCGGGTCCTGGGCGTATGTTTTCATCGCCGTGGCCGCCTTTGCGACGATGTTCAGCACTTGTATGACCGCCCATGATGCCGTGGCAAGGGTAAGCCTGGATATCATCGGATTGTTGTACCCAAAGCCGAAACAATTGCGTAATCGTGCCAACTTCGCGGTTGCGATTATTATTCTGGCCATAGTAAATTACGTGGTAATCGCGGCGTTCAGTGCGAATATGGGGCAGTTGGTCGCACTGGCTACCTTTGTTTCTTTTGTGGTGGCCCCGATTATCGGTTATATGAACCTGAAGAATGTGATGAGCGACGACCTACCAATGCAAAACAAGCCTAAACGATGGCTTCAGATACTTACCTATTTGGGTATTGTGTTTCTGACCTGCTTCTCCCTACTCTATTTCGGGATGGTACTCTTCCCTTAA
- a CDS encoding MarR family winged helix-turn-helix transcriptional regulator: MKPNELVIDFEKSIGPWLGRTVKMVDYHLHEAIKEAGLDLTKEQMVVLKKLHDEDGLNQNELAYLTYRDKSSLARLLSKMEKKKFIVRKPSASDKRVNQVFVTSYGKEIFESAKPFVGKLIKRMEHAISETEKQQIISILKKVQTNLS; encoded by the coding sequence GTGAAACCAAACGAGCTCGTTATCGATTTTGAAAAGTCTATCGGACCATGGCTCGGTCGCACAGTTAAAATGGTCGATTACCATCTACACGAAGCCATTAAAGAAGCGGGTTTGGATCTTACCAAGGAGCAAATGGTAGTGCTTAAAAAATTGCACGATGAAGACGGACTCAACCAAAATGAGCTTGCCTATCTGACCTATCGAGACAAGTCGTCCCTTGCTAGATTGCTTTCGAAGATGGAAAAAAAGAAATTTATAGTGCGAAAGCCTTCCGCATCCGATAAGCGGGTCAACCAAGTATTCGTAACTTCCTATGGCAAAGAAATTTTCGAAAGCGCTAAACCTTTTGTCGGTAAATTAATCAAACGCATGGAACATGCGATTTCGGAGACCGAGAAACAACAAATTATTTCCATTCTTAAAAAAGTACAGACCAATCTGAGTTAA
- a CDS encoding type IX secretion system membrane protein PorP/SprF gives MKKPMQYPARIIYRHRSLLLFAIAIVLTSIGYGQKEPQYTQYMYNIGSFNPAYVGTTETPEITAMYRTQWIGLDGAPTTLRLGTNIPLSNEKMGLGFNVINDQLGPMSQTFIDVAYSYQLNVSESTKLSFGVDAGGSLLNVDFSKGTFENPGEPILGEEQINNFYLTIGAGLFLYDENWYFGASVPNFLTDATYNQEVATVIEDKMQFNFIGGYVFELSPNTKFKPAFLINYINGAPLNTNVSANFLFNEKFVFGASYRFGNAVSALAGFQISDPIYFGVSYDYSTNGLGEYNSGTPEVVLRFQIGRTGSSSRSGKSNNLKKDPKQIDTPRFF, from the coding sequence ATGAAGAAACCAATGCAATACCCCGCACGTATAATTTACCGTCATCGATCGCTGTTGTTGTTTGCGATAGCCATTGTGTTGACAAGTATAGGTTACGGGCAGAAAGAACCACAGTACACCCAGTATATGTACAATATAGGTAGTTTTAATCCTGCTTATGTTGGTACCACCGAGACCCCGGAAATCACGGCCATGTACCGAACGCAATGGATTGGCTTGGATGGGGCACCAACTACCCTTCGCTTGGGAACCAATATCCCTTTGTCCAATGAAAAGATGGGCCTAGGGTTCAACGTTATCAACGACCAATTAGGGCCGATGAGCCAGACTTTTATCGATGTGGCCTACAGTTATCAATTGAATGTGAGCGAGAGTACGAAACTGTCTTTCGGTGTTGATGCAGGCGGATCGTTGTTGAACGTAGATTTCTCTAAGGGTACGTTCGAAAATCCCGGAGAACCGATATTAGGTGAAGAACAAATCAACAATTTTTATCTGACGATCGGTGCGGGACTTTTTCTGTACGACGAGAATTGGTATTTTGGGGCTTCTGTCCCGAATTTCTTGACCGACGCCACCTACAATCAGGAGGTGGCCACGGTAATCGAGGACAAGATGCAGTTCAATTTTATCGGAGGCTACGTTTTTGAACTCTCGCCGAATACGAAGTTCAAGCCAGCTTTCCTTATCAATTATATCAATGGAGCTCCTTTGAACACCAATGTTTCGGCAAACTTTTTGTTCAATGAAAAATTCGTGTTCGGGGCTTCGTACCGTTTCGGAAATGCCGTAAGTGCCCTGGCGGGTTTTCAGATATCGGATCCCATTTATTTTGGGGTGTCGTATGATTACAGCACCAATGGTTTAGGTGAGTATAACAGTGGTACCCCCGAGGTAGTGCTGCGCTTTCAAATCGGTAGGACCGGTAGCAGCAGTAGAAGCGGAAAGAGCAATAATTTAAAGAAAGATCCAAAACAGATTGATACACCCAGATTTTTCTAA
- a CDS encoding 3-oxoacid CoA-transferase subunit B, with product MALDKTGIAKRIAKEVKDGYYVNLGIGIPTLVANYVRDDISVEFQSENGVLGMGPFPFEGEEDADIINAGKQTITTLPGASFFDSALSFSMIRGQHVQLTILGAMEVSENGDIANWKIPGKMVKGMGGAMDLVASADNIIVAMMHTNRAGASKLLKRCSLPLTGVGCVKKIVTNLAVLEVTHEGFRLLERAPGVSVEEIKAATEGTLIVAGDIPEMDI from the coding sequence ATGGCACTAGATAAAACAGGTATCGCGAAACGCATTGCCAAAGAAGTGAAAGATGGCTATTATGTAAACTTGGGCATAGGTATCCCCACCTTGGTGGCCAACTACGTTCGGGACGATATCAGTGTGGAATTTCAAAGCGAGAACGGCGTATTGGGGATGGGGCCTTTCCCTTTTGAAGGCGAAGAGGATGCCGACATCATCAATGCAGGCAAACAAACGATCACAACCTTACCGGGGGCGTCTTTTTTCGATTCAGCCCTTAGTTTCTCGATGATACGTGGGCAGCACGTACAACTCACTATTCTTGGTGCCATGGAAGTTTCCGAAAATGGCGATATCGCCAACTGGAAAATCCCTGGTAAAATGGTCAAAGGAATGGGCGGTGCTATGGATTTGGTCGCAAGTGCCGACAATATTATCGTAGCCATGATGCATACCAACCGCGCAGGGGCTTCCAAGCTCTTAAAGCGATGCTCGCTACCATTGACGGGTGTGGGCTGTGTGAAAAAAATAGTGACCAACCTTGCCGTACTGGAGGTGACCCATGAAGGCTTTCGACTTTTGGAAAGAGCGCCAGGGGTAAGTGTTGAAGAGATAAAAGCAGCTACCGAAGGAACTTTGATCGTCGCCGGGGATATTCCTGAAATGGATATTTGA
- a CDS encoding TetR/AcrR family transcriptional regulator translates to MSNQENNSIALMKTTTKREEFLQASLQLIHEKGFKATTMRDIAERMNFDVSNSYNYIKSKQDILELFLFRTSNEFHHAMDNILASTYPADEKLKQVISAHIQVAAQKPLEVALMINEWRNLKEPKYSEYINLRSLYEQKMTKLLRSGIEDGNFKEMDEKVATAVILSSIRWLYDAFSNSESAINPVELERQIVLLVFGGIAR, encoded by the coding sequence ATGAGCAACCAAGAAAATAACTCGATCGCGCTTATGAAGACGACGACCAAACGTGAAGAATTTTTACAGGCCTCCTTGCAGCTAATTCACGAAAAAGGCTTTAAGGCTACGACCATGCGCGACATTGCGGAGCGAATGAACTTTGATGTATCTAACAGCTATAATTACATTAAATCGAAGCAGGATATTTTGGAGCTGTTTCTATTTCGAACCTCGAACGAATTTCATCATGCAATGGATAACATTTTGGCATCGACCTATCCTGCCGACGAAAAACTCAAACAGGTCATATCGGCACATATTCAAGTGGCAGCGCAAAAACCGCTTGAAGTAGCCCTTATGATTAATGAGTGGCGGAACCTTAAAGAACCCAAGTATAGCGAATACATTAACTTGCGGAGTCTGTACGAGCAAAAAATGACCAAATTGTTGCGTTCCGGAATCGAGGATGGAAATTTTAAGGAAATGGACGAGAAGGTCGCGACAGCCGTGATATTATCCTCCATTCGTTGGCTGTACGATGCCTTTTCCAATTCGGAAAGTGCTATTAACCCTGTCGAATTGGAGCGGCAAATCGTCCTCTTGGTTTTTGGCGGAATCGCGCGATAG
- a CDS encoding vancomycin high temperature exclusion protein translates to MKKKHYKILGGLLLSLFLIVWACNYRIDSATEGKTYSELSELPKNRVGIVLGTSSKLAKGGANPYYTYRINAAVKLYRAGKIEFILVSGDNSTHYYNEPKTIKKDLIKEGIPAEKIFLDYAGFRTLDSMVRAKEVFGLQRVTVISQKFHNERAIYLAEKKGLMAVGFNARDVSARNGAKVQFREYFARVKVFLDLLFNTQPKFYGDKVEIK, encoded by the coding sequence ATGAAAAAAAAGCACTACAAAATACTGGGAGGGCTATTACTCTCTTTATTCTTGATCGTATGGGCCTGTAATTATAGGATCGATAGTGCAACCGAGGGAAAAACCTATTCCGAACTCAGCGAGTTACCTAAAAATAGAGTCGGGATTGTTCTCGGTACCTCGAGCAAATTGGCTAAGGGTGGTGCCAACCCCTACTATACCTATAGAATCAATGCCGCAGTAAAACTTTATCGAGCGGGTAAGATAGAATTCATCCTCGTAAGTGGTGATAATAGCACACACTACTACAACGAACCTAAAACCATCAAAAAAGATCTCATAAAGGAAGGGATACCCGCCGAAAAAATATTCTTGGATTATGCCGGCTTTAGAACTCTGGATTCGATGGTACGGGCGAAAGAAGTCTTCGGGTTGCAGCGCGTTACGGTCATCTCCCAGAAATTCCATAATGAACGGGCCATTTATCTGGCCGAAAAGAAGGGATTAATGGCCGTTGGTTTTAACGCAAGGGATGTTTCCGCCCGAAATGGGGCGAAGGTTCAGTTCAGGGAGTATTTCGCCCGCGTGAAAGTGTTTTTAGACCTTCTCTTCAACACCCAGCCAAAATTCTATGGCGACAAAGTGGAAATCAAGTAA